In Caretta caretta isolate rCarCar2 chromosome 18, rCarCar1.hap1, whole genome shotgun sequence, a single genomic region encodes these proteins:
- the LOC125624520 gene encoding chymotrypsin-C-like isoform X2 — protein MFGFVFLALLLGYAYSCGVPAYPPFVARVVGGEDANPHSWPWQISLQYDKSGVWAHTCGGTLIATNWVLTAAHCISNSRTYRVLLGKQNLEVEEPGSVAAAVEKIIVHEKWNSFLIINDIALIKLAEPVQLSKTIQPACLPANGAILTQDFPCYITGWGRLWTNGPISDDLQQALLPVVDHATCSQWDWWGFMVRETMVCAGGDGVVSGCQGDSGGPLNCHGANAWEVHGIVSFGSGLGCNTYKKPTVFTRVSAYIDWINEKINLN, from the exons ATGTTCGGGTTTGTGTTCCTCGCTTTGCTCCTGGGCTATG CCTACAGTTGTGGCGTCCCTGCCTACCCACCTTTTGTCGCCCGTGTGGTCGGAGGTGAAGATGCCAATCCCCACAGCTGGCCCTGGCAG ATTTCCCTCCAGTACGACAAAAGTGGCGTCTGGGCTCACACATGTGGCGGGACCCTTATTGCTACCAACTGGGTCCTCACTGCGGCCCACTGCATCAG CAACAGCAGAACATACCGAGTTCTACTGGGGAAACAAAACCTGGAGGTCGAGGAACCTGGCTCTGTGGCCGCTGCTGTGGAGAAGATCATTGTCCATGAGAAATGGAACTCCTTCCTGATCAT CAACGATATTGCCCTGATCAAGCTAGCGGAGCCCGTACAACTGAGCAAGACGATCCAGCCAGCCTGCCTTCCTGCAAACGGTGCAATCCTGACACAAGACTTCCCCTGCTACATCACCGGATGGGGACGCCTTTGGA CCAATGGCCCCATCTCTGATGATCTCCAGCAGGCATTGCTGCCTGTGGTGGACCATGCCACTTGCAGTCAGTGGGACTGGTGGGGCTTCATGGTCAGAGAAACCATGGTCTGTGCCGGAGGAGATGGAGTCGTTTCTGGATGCCAA GGAGATTCTGGGGGCCCACTGAACTGTCATGGCGCTAATGCTTGGGAAGTACATGGCATTGTGAGCTTTGGATCTGGGCTGGGCTGCAACACTTATAAGAAGCCAACTGTCTTCACCCGGGTGTCTGCCTACATCGACTGGATAAATGAG AAAATAAATCTCAACTGA
- the LOC125624520 gene encoding chymotrypsin-C-like isoform X1: protein MFGFVFLALLLGYAYSCGVPAYPPFVARVVGGEDANPHSWPWQISLQYDKSGVWAHTCGGTLIATNWVLTAAHCISNSRTYRVLLGKQNLEVEEPGSVAAAVEKIIVHEKWNSFLIINDIALIKLAEPVQLSKTIQPACLPANGAILTQDFPCYITGWGRLWTNGPISDDLQQALLPVVDHATCSQWDWWGFMVRETMVCAGGDGVVSGCQGDSGGPLNCHGANAWEVHGIVSFGSGLGCNTYKKPTVFTRVSAYIDWINEVGIGPLKQSSKCLTRFLHTYVK, encoded by the exons ATGTTCGGGTTTGTGTTCCTCGCTTTGCTCCTGGGCTATG CCTACAGTTGTGGCGTCCCTGCCTACCCACCTTTTGTCGCCCGTGTGGTCGGAGGTGAAGATGCCAATCCCCACAGCTGGCCCTGGCAG ATTTCCCTCCAGTACGACAAAAGTGGCGTCTGGGCTCACACATGTGGCGGGACCCTTATTGCTACCAACTGGGTCCTCACTGCGGCCCACTGCATCAG CAACAGCAGAACATACCGAGTTCTACTGGGGAAACAAAACCTGGAGGTCGAGGAACCTGGCTCTGTGGCCGCTGCTGTGGAGAAGATCATTGTCCATGAGAAATGGAACTCCTTCCTGATCAT CAACGATATTGCCCTGATCAAGCTAGCGGAGCCCGTACAACTGAGCAAGACGATCCAGCCAGCCTGCCTTCCTGCAAACGGTGCAATCCTGACACAAGACTTCCCCTGCTACATCACCGGATGGGGACGCCTTTGGA CCAATGGCCCCATCTCTGATGATCTCCAGCAGGCATTGCTGCCTGTGGTGGACCATGCCACTTGCAGTCAGTGGGACTGGTGGGGCTTCATGGTCAGAGAAACCATGGTCTGTGCCGGAGGAGATGGAGTCGTTTCTGGATGCCAA GGAGATTCTGGGGGCCCACTGAACTGTCATGGCGCTAATGCTTGGGAAGTACATGGCATTGTGAGCTTTGGATCTGGGCTGGGCTGCAACACTTATAAGAAGCCAACTGTCTTCACCCGGGTGTCTGCCTACATCGACTGGATAAATGAGGTAGGTATCGGCCCATTAAAGCAAAGCTCCAAGTGCTTAACTAGATTTCTGCACACTTACGTGAAATGA